In a single window of the Amycolatopsis sp. cg5 genome:
- a CDS encoding sigma-70 family RNA polymerase sigma factor, giving the protein MSVQTLEREARGIRERRIPAQEIIDEPVAPAAPMETADLDAQSPAADLVRVYLNGIGKTALLTAADEVELAKRIEAGVFAQHVLDTADKLTPKRRSEMSALVRDGHVAKNHLLEANLRLVVSLAKRYTGRGMPLLDLIQEGNLGLIRAVEKFDYSKGFKFSTYATWWIRQAITRGMADQGRTIRLPVHLVEQVNKLARIKRDLHQQLGRDATHEELAAESGIPAEKISSLLDHARDPVSLDMPVGTEEDAPLGDFIEDSEATDAESAVISGLLQDDLRRVLATLDDREQHVIRLRYGLDDGQPRTLDQIGKHFGLSRERVRQIEREVMSKLRQGERADRLRAYAS; this is encoded by the coding sequence ATGTCAGTCCAGACGCTCGAACGCGAAGCCAGGGGGATTCGCGAGCGCAGGATTCCTGCGCAGGAGATCATCGACGAGCCGGTTGCCCCCGCCGCTCCGATGGAGACCGCCGACCTCGACGCCCAAAGCCCCGCCGCCGACCTCGTCCGGGTGTACCTCAATGGTATCGGAAAAACCGCACTGCTCACCGCGGCCGACGAAGTCGAGCTCGCGAAGCGCATCGAAGCCGGTGTTTTCGCCCAGCACGTGCTGGACACCGCGGACAAGCTGACGCCGAAGCGCCGCTCCGAGATGAGCGCGCTGGTGCGCGACGGCCACGTCGCCAAGAACCACCTGCTCGAGGCCAACCTGCGCCTGGTCGTGTCGCTGGCCAAGCGCTACACCGGCCGGGGGATGCCGCTGCTCGACCTGATCCAGGAGGGGAACCTGGGCCTGATCCGCGCGGTGGAGAAGTTCGACTACTCCAAGGGGTTCAAGTTCTCGACCTACGCCACCTGGTGGATCCGCCAGGCCATCACCAGGGGGATGGCCGACCAGGGACGCACCATCCGGCTGCCGGTCCACCTCGTGGAGCAGGTGAACAAGCTCGCCCGCATCAAGCGTGACCTGCACCAGCAGCTCGGGCGCGACGCCACGCACGAGGAGCTGGCCGCCGAGTCGGGCATCCCGGCCGAGAAGATCTCCAGCCTGCTCGACCACGCGCGTGACCCGGTATCGCTGGACATGCCGGTCGGCACCGAGGAAGACGCCCCGCTGGGCGACTTCATCGAGGACTCCGAGGCCACCGACGCGGAGAGCGCCGTGATCTCGGGCCTGCTCCAGGACGACCTGCGCCGCGTGCTCGCGACGCTGGACGACCGCGAGCAGCACGTCATCAGGCTCCGCTATGGCCTCGACGACGGCCAGCCGCGCACGCTCGACCAGATCGGCAAGCACTTCGGGCTCTCCCGTGAGCGCGTCCGCCAGATCGAGCGCGAGGTCATGTCGAAGCTGCGCCAGGGCGAACGGGCCGACAGACTGCGCGCCTACGCCAGCTAG
- a CDS encoding fumarate hydratase — MSSKPTTFQHTEVLPLGKDTRTEYRLVSPDGVRLVEAAGRKFLEVDPEALTLLARTAITDIQHLLRTSHLAQLRAIVDDPEASGNDRFVAMDLLRNAAISAGGVLPMCQDTGTAIVIGKRGEGVLTGGDDERALSKGIFDAYQELNLRYSQMAPVNFWDEKNTGTNLPAQIELYHKDGQADPAYEFLFMAKGGGSANKTFLYQETKAVLNPKRLAKFLDEKLRSLGTAACPPYHLAIVVGGMSAEFNLKVAKLASARYLDDLPTEGSALGHGFRDTDLEQQVLEMTRQFGIGAQFGGKYFCHDVRVIRLPRHGASCPVGVAVSCSADRQAKAKITADGVFLEQLERDPAQFLPDVTSEDLSDEVVSVDLNQPMSEIRAQLAALPVKTRLSLTGPLVVARDIAHAKIAERLDAGEEMPQYLRDHPVYYAGPAKTPEGYASGSFGPTTAGRMDSYVEQFQAAGGSLVMLAKGNRSKKVTSSCEQHGGFYLGSIGGPAARLAQDCIKKVDVLEYAELGMEAVWKIEVEDFPAFIVIDDKGNDFFAATSEPTLQISFR, encoded by the coding sequence GTGTCCTCCAAGCCCACCACGTTCCAGCACACCGAAGTCCTGCCGCTCGGCAAAGACACCCGCACCGAGTACCGGCTGGTCAGCCCGGACGGCGTCCGCCTCGTCGAAGCGGCGGGCCGCAAGTTCCTCGAAGTCGACCCCGAGGCGCTGACCCTGCTGGCGCGCACCGCCATCACCGACATCCAGCACCTGTTGCGCACGTCACACCTGGCGCAGCTGCGCGCGATCGTCGACGACCCCGAAGCGTCCGGAAACGACCGTTTCGTCGCAATGGACCTGTTGCGCAACGCGGCGATCTCCGCGGGCGGCGTGCTGCCGATGTGCCAGGACACCGGCACCGCGATCGTCATCGGCAAGCGCGGCGAAGGCGTGCTGACCGGCGGCGACGACGAGCGCGCGCTGTCCAAGGGCATCTTCGACGCCTACCAGGAGCTGAACCTGCGGTACTCGCAGATGGCGCCGGTGAACTTCTGGGACGAGAAGAACACCGGGACGAACCTGCCCGCGCAGATCGAGCTCTATCACAAAGACGGCCAGGCCGACCCGGCGTACGAGTTCCTGTTCATGGCCAAGGGCGGCGGCAGCGCGAACAAGACTTTCCTTTACCAGGAAACGAAAGCCGTGCTGAACCCGAAGCGGCTCGCGAAGTTCCTCGACGAGAAGCTGCGCAGCCTCGGTACCGCGGCCTGCCCGCCGTACCACCTCGCGATCGTCGTCGGCGGTATGTCGGCGGAGTTCAACCTGAAGGTCGCGAAGCTCGCTTCGGCGCGCTACCTCGACGACCTGCCGACCGAGGGTTCCGCGCTGGGCCACGGTTTCCGTGACACCGACCTCGAGCAGCAGGTGCTGGAGATGACGCGCCAGTTCGGCATCGGCGCGCAGTTCGGCGGCAAGTACTTCTGCCACGACGTCCGCGTCATCCGGCTCCCCCGCCACGGCGCCTCGTGCCCGGTCGGCGTGGCCGTCTCGTGCTCGGCGGACCGTCAGGCGAAGGCCAAGATCACCGCGGACGGCGTGTTCCTGGAGCAGCTGGAGCGCGACCCCGCGCAGTTCCTGCCGGACGTGACCTCGGAGGACCTGTCGGACGAGGTCGTCTCGGTCGACCTGAACCAGCCGATGTCCGAGATCCGCGCGCAGCTCGCGGCGCTGCCGGTGAAGACGCGCCTGTCGCTGACCGGCCCGCTGGTCGTCGCCCGCGACATCGCGCACGCCAAGATCGCCGAGCGGCTCGACGCCGGCGAGGAGATGCCGCAGTACCTGCGCGACCACCCGGTCTACTACGCCGGCCCGGCCAAGACGCCCGAGGGCTACGCGTCGGGTTCGTTCGGCCCGACGACCGCGGGCCGGATGGACTCCTACGTCGAGCAGTTCCAGGCGGCGGGCGGCTCGCTCGTCATGCTGGCCAAGGGCAACCGCTCGAAGAAGGTGACCTCCTCGTGCGAGCAGCACGGCGGGTTCTACCTGGGTTCGATCGGCGGCCCGGCCGCGCGCCTGGCGCAGGACTGCATCAAGAAGGTCGACGTGCTCGAGTACGCCGAGCTCGGCATGGAAGCCGTGTGGAAGATCGAGGTCGAGGACTTCCCCGCCTTCATCGTCATCGACGACAAGGGCAACGACTTCTTCGCCGCGACCTCGGAGCCCACCCTGCAGATCAGCTTCCGCTAG
- a CDS encoding SRPBCC family protein codes for MGKRQVSVTKTVATTPEQIFALLADPAKHPELDGSGTVQAARSGNPPRLELGAKFGMDMKMGASYKIQNTVVEFEENRLIAWRHFNGHRWRWQLRPVDGGTEVTETFDWSTARTPLLISLSFFPRKNKQGIERTLTRLEQRFAQA; via the coding sequence ATGGGAAAACGTCAGGTCTCGGTGACCAAGACGGTCGCCACCACGCCGGAACAGATCTTCGCGCTGCTCGCCGATCCGGCGAAACATCCGGAGCTCGACGGTTCCGGAACCGTTCAGGCCGCCCGCTCGGGTAACCCGCCGAGGCTCGAACTCGGCGCGAAATTCGGCATGGACATGAAAATGGGCGCGTCGTACAAAATCCAGAACACGGTCGTCGAATTCGAGGAGAACCGCCTCATCGCGTGGCGCCACTTCAACGGCCACCGCTGGCGCTGGCAGCTCCGCCCGGTCGACGGCGGCACCGAGGTGACGGAGACGTTCGACTGGTCGACGGCCCGCACGCCGCTGCTCATCAGCCTCAGCTTCTTCCCGCGCAAGAACAAGCAGGGCATCGAGCGCACCCTCACCCGCCTGGAGCAGCGCTTCGCCCAGGCCTAG
- a CDS encoding ABC transporter permease: MLLWKPRSRALLWTVFGVLFTVVVLAPLVMIVLASFAGRWTDVLPSALTGAHYAEALSGETFASLSVSVQTGVIASAVSVVLGTWAALAAEHAPRRLRRWVDTVFHLPIAVPSVVLGLALLVAFSRPPVLLNGTRWIVLIGHLMILLPFSYSTVSAAVRRADPQLALAAASLGASPARVLLRVRLPVLLPSMAASASLALAMSMGELGATMMLFPPDWRTLPASIFALTDRGQVLLASASTVVLLLVTLLGLVIVGLVQPRSASVPSRRV, encoded by the coding sequence GTGCTGCTGTGGAAACCGCGTAGCAGGGCTCTACTGTGGACGGTGTTCGGCGTGCTGTTCACCGTGGTCGTGCTCGCGCCGCTGGTGATGATCGTGCTCGCCTCGTTCGCCGGGCGCTGGACCGACGTGCTGCCGAGCGCGTTGACCGGCGCGCACTACGCGGAGGCGTTGTCCGGCGAGACGTTCGCGAGCCTGTCGGTGAGCGTGCAGACCGGAGTCATCGCCTCGGCGGTCTCGGTGGTGCTGGGCACTTGGGCGGCTTTGGCGGCCGAACACGCGCCGCGACGGCTGCGGCGCTGGGTGGACACCGTGTTCCACCTGCCGATCGCGGTCCCGTCCGTGGTGCTCGGGCTGGCCTTGCTGGTCGCGTTCAGCAGGCCGCCGGTGCTGCTCAACGGGACCAGGTGGATCGTCCTCATCGGACACTTGATGATCCTGCTGCCGTTCTCGTACAGCACGGTGTCCGCCGCGGTGCGCCGCGCCGACCCACAGCTGGCCTTGGCCGCGGCCAGTCTCGGCGCGAGCCCGGCCCGCGTGCTGCTGCGCGTGCGGCTCCCGGTGCTGCTGCCGTCGATGGCGGCCTCGGCCAGTCTCGCGCTCGCGATGTCCATGGGCGAGCTCGGCGCGACGATGATGCTGTTCCCGCCCGACTGGCGGACGCTCCCGGCGAGCATCTTCGCGCTCACCGACCGGGGACAGGTGCTGCTCGCCTCCGCGAGCACGGTGGTGTTGCTGCTGGTCACGCTGCTGGGCCTGGTGATCGTCGGACTGGTGCAACCCCGGAGCGCGTCCGTTCCGTCTCGGAGGGTATGA
- a CDS encoding 2-aminoethylphosphonate ABC transporter permease subunit: MRIRWLLPPLLVLLGFFCYPLALIVWQSLSTDTGFGLSAWADVLGSAEFRTAAWRTIVIALGATAGCVLLGTFLALVIAFVPFPGARALSKVVDTVLAFPSFLIALAFTFLYGSAGLLGTGGFLYSQWGVLLAEITFYTPFVMRPALAAFSQVSTAQLEVAASLGAKPGRVLRQVILPEARPSLVSGACLTMLLAMNEFGIVLFVGAKDVQTLPMLIYTKGIVTFEFPQACVLAVLNVVFSIALYHWGGRRAAVETA, from the coding sequence GTGAGGATCCGCTGGCTGCTGCCGCCGCTGCTCGTGCTGCTCGGGTTCTTCTGCTACCCGCTCGCGCTCATCGTCTGGCAGTCGCTCTCCACCGACACGGGCTTCGGCCTGTCGGCCTGGGCCGACGTGCTCGGCTCCGCGGAGTTCCGCACCGCGGCCTGGCGCACGATCGTGATCGCGCTGGGCGCGACCGCCGGGTGCGTCCTGCTCGGCACGTTCCTCGCGCTGGTCATCGCGTTCGTCCCGTTCCCCGGCGCGCGTGCGCTGTCCAAAGTGGTCGACACCGTGCTCGCGTTCCCGTCGTTCCTGATCGCTTTGGCGTTCACGTTCCTCTACGGCAGCGCGGGATTGCTCGGCACCGGCGGTTTCCTGTATTCGCAATGGGGTGTGCTGCTCGCCGAGATCACGTTCTACACGCCGTTCGTGATGCGGCCCGCGCTCGCCGCGTTCAGCCAGGTCTCGACCGCGCAGCTGGAGGTGGCCGCGAGTCTCGGCGCCAAGCCGGGCCGGGTGCTCCGGCAGGTGATCCTGCCCGAGGCGCGGCCGTCGCTCGTGTCCGGCGCGTGCCTGACCATGCTGCTGGCGATGAACGAGTTCGGGATCGTGCTGTTCGTCGGCGCCAAGGACGTCCAGACCTTGCCGATGCTCATCTACACCAAGGGGATCGTCACCTTCGAGTTCCCGCAGGCGTGCGTGCTCGCGGTGCTCAACGTGGTGTTCTCGATCGCGCTCTATCACTGGGGAGGCAGGCGTGCTGCTGTGGAAACCGCGTAG
- a CDS encoding ABC transporter ATP-binding protein, with protein MTPSVEFRGVSVHYGQTCALEPLDLSVARGETLALLGPSGSGKSTALKALAGFVRPSAGRVLLEGRDVTDVPPHLRGLGVVVQSYALFPHMRVADNVAFGLKARKTPRAEIAARVSEVLGLVGMGGYARRFPRELSGGQQQRVAIARALAIRPDVLLLDEPLSALDATLREDMVAELLRLRAELPDTTLIYVTHDQSEALALADRIAVMRDARLVETGPSEQLYHRPSTEFTAAFLGASNLIPVEVIRAGTVRLGGRELAAEPMGEFHAGQPVALGVRPHRVGVHAGAGAYTARLRGVQWRGSGFRLDLDLELGGEPCQVRAEVPSVDGLPAVGEPVGVSIPDGCPLVAVGGTG; from the coding sequence ATGACACCCTCGGTCGAGTTCCGCGGCGTCTCCGTCCACTACGGACAGACGTGCGCGCTGGAGCCGCTCGACCTGTCGGTGGCGCGCGGCGAGACGCTCGCGCTGCTCGGGCCGTCCGGCTCCGGCAAGTCGACCGCGCTCAAGGCGCTCGCCGGGTTCGTCCGGCCGAGCGCCGGGCGCGTGCTGCTCGAAGGTCGTGACGTCACGGACGTGCCGCCGCATCTGCGCGGGCTCGGTGTCGTGGTGCAGAGCTACGCGCTGTTCCCGCACATGCGCGTCGCCGACAATGTCGCGTTCGGACTCAAGGCGCGGAAGACGCCTCGCGCGGAGATCGCCGCGCGAGTGTCCGAAGTGCTCGGTCTCGTCGGCATGGGCGGTTACGCGCGCCGGTTCCCGCGTGAACTCTCCGGCGGACAGCAGCAGCGCGTCGCCATCGCACGTGCGCTCGCCATCCGGCCGGACGTGCTGCTGCTCGACGAGCCACTGTCCGCTTTGGACGCGACGCTGCGCGAGGACATGGTCGCCGAGTTGCTGCGGCTGCGCGCCGAACTGCCGGACACCACGCTGATCTACGTCACCCACGATCAGAGCGAGGCGCTCGCGCTGGCCGACCGGATCGCCGTCATGCGTGACGCGCGGCTGGTCGAGACCGGGCCGAGCGAACAGCTCTACCACCGGCCGTCGACGGAGTTCACCGCCGCGTTCCTCGGCGCGTCCAACCTCATCCCGGTCGAGGTGATCCGCGCGGGCACCGTGCGGCTCGGCGGCCGTGAACTCGCCGCCGAGCCGATGGGGGAGTTCCACGCCGGACAGCCGGTCGCGCTCGGCGTGCGGCCGCATCGCGTCGGCGTGCACGCGGGCGCGGGCGCGTACACCGCCCGGCTGCGTGGCGTGCAGTGGCGTGGCAGCGGATTCCGGCTCGATCTGGACCTCGAACTCGGCGGCGAGCCGTGCCAGGTGCGTGCCGAGGTGCCGTCCGTCGACGGGCTGCCCGCCGTCGGCGAGCCGGTCGGAGTGTCCATTCCGGACGGTTGCCCGCTCGTCGCCGTCGGAGGTACGGGGTGA
- a CDS encoding 2-aminoethylphosphonate ABC transporter substrate-binding protein: protein MKLKALALIGLLSVVSACGGTAGGASGDKTVTLYTVDGLEDWYTARFAEFKTQTGITVQAVTAGSGEVASRVEKEKANTQADVLVTLPPFIQRVAAQGLIDAPSVLMNNYLSFIHNPGASPKTWDDLLDPKLKGKIQYSTPGEAGDGTAVLLELQHVFGEQGALDYLGKLEANNVGPSSSTGKLQPKTAKGEILVANGDVQMNLAEIDKSGGFEVFFPADAQGRKSTLALPYYAGLVKNAPHADNARKLLDFLFSAEVQAKAVDAYGLPAKADTPVSGPKADKIKAALQGVEIWQPEWDKVLAKLDADLAAYKKAVGR, encoded by the coding sequence ATGAAGCTCAAAGCCCTTGCCCTGATCGGTCTCTTGTCCGTGGTGTCCGCCTGCGGTGGCACCGCGGGCGGCGCCAGTGGCGACAAGACGGTCACGCTGTACACAGTGGACGGTCTCGAAGACTGGTACACCGCGCGCTTCGCCGAGTTCAAGACGCAAACGGGTATCACCGTGCAGGCCGTCACCGCGGGCTCCGGTGAGGTCGCCTCGCGCGTCGAGAAGGAGAAGGCCAACACTCAGGCCGACGTACTCGTCACGCTGCCGCCATTCATCCAGCGCGTCGCCGCGCAGGGCCTGATCGACGCGCCGTCCGTGCTGATGAACAACTACCTGAGCTTCATCCACAATCCCGGCGCCTCGCCCAAGACCTGGGACGACCTGCTCGACCCGAAGCTCAAGGGCAAGATCCAGTACTCGACGCCGGGCGAGGCGGGCGACGGCACCGCCGTGCTGCTCGAACTCCAGCACGTCTTCGGCGAGCAGGGCGCGCTCGACTACCTCGGCAAGCTGGAGGCCAACAACGTCGGCCCGTCCTCGTCGACCGGCAAGCTCCAGCCCAAGACCGCCAAGGGCGAGATCCTCGTGGCCAACGGCGACGTCCAGATGAACCTCGCCGAGATCGACAAGAGCGGCGGGTTCGAGGTGTTCTTCCCGGCCGACGCGCAGGGCAGGAAGTCGACGCTCGCGCTGCCGTACTACGCCGGGCTGGTCAAGAACGCGCCGCACGCCGACAACGCCAGGAAGCTGCTCGACTTCCTGTTCTCGGCCGAGGTCCAGGCGAAGGCGGTCGACGCGTACGGCCTGCCCGCGAAGGCCGACACCCCGGTGAGCGGACCCAAGGCCGACAAGATCAAGGCCGCGCTGCAGGGCGTCGAGATCTGGCAGCCGGAGTGGGACAAGGTGCTCGCCAAGCTCGACGCCGACCTCGCCGCGTACAAGAAGGCCGTCGGGCGATGA
- a CDS encoding HAD family hydrolase — MNTELVVLDMAGTTVADDGLVVRAFGEAMGSDEHLDYVMATMGQSKITVFRAILDDENAAQQANLAFEKAYAELLDLCEPIPGAEDVIRSLREDGAKVALTTGFSPATQQAILDVLGWHDLADLVLAPGEGVRGRPFPDLVLAAALRLETTDLRRAAVVGDTPSDVLTGLRAGASVVAGVLTGTSTADDLGQATHVLDSVRDLPAVLKGVS, encoded by the coding sequence GTGAACACCGAACTGGTGGTACTCGACATGGCGGGCACGACCGTCGCGGACGACGGGCTCGTCGTGCGCGCGTTCGGCGAGGCGATGGGGTCCGACGAGCACCTCGACTACGTCATGGCGACGATGGGCCAGTCGAAGATCACCGTCTTCCGGGCCATCCTCGACGACGAAAACGCGGCCCAGCAAGCGAATCTGGCCTTCGAGAAGGCCTACGCCGAGCTGCTCGACCTCTGCGAGCCGATTCCCGGCGCCGAAGACGTCATCCGCTCGCTGCGCGAAGACGGCGCCAAAGTCGCGCTCACCACCGGCTTTTCCCCGGCCACCCAGCAGGCGATCCTCGACGTGCTCGGCTGGCATGACCTCGCCGACCTCGTGCTCGCGCCGGGCGAGGGCGTCCGCGGCCGCCCGTTCCCCGATCTCGTGCTCGCGGCCGCGCTGCGGCTCGAAACCACCGACCTGCGCCGGGCCGCCGTCGTCGGCGACACCCCGTCCGATGTGCTCACCGGCCTGCGTGCCGGAGCCTCGGTCGTCGCCGGAGTGCTCACCGGCACCTCCACGGCCGACGACCTCGGCCAGGCCACTCACGTGCTCGACTCCGTCCGCGATCTCCCCGCCGTCCTCAAAGGAGTGTCATGA
- a CDS encoding TIGR03364 family FAD-dependent oxidoreductase, with the protein MRILIVGGGVLGTMHAWQAVERGHEVVQLEREPEARGASVRNFGLVWVGGRAPGVEYETAVRARRLWEEIGARVPGVGFRANGSLTVVRTEAELAVAREAADGDRGFKLLDAAEVRALNPALRGDFLGALWCDKDAAVEPRVAQPALRAELARSGRYTWLPGREVRELTANGVRDDHGQSHGADLVLCCTGAWLGGLITEIAGKPPVRRVRLQMAQTEPLPEKLTTTVADADSFRYYPAYRGPALDALNSHPQSEVAAANAMQLLMVQRLDGSLTIGDTHEYDEPFSFDVTENPYDHLTETASALLGRPLPRIARRWAGVYAQALDPALVAHRARVADNAWLVTGPGGRGMTCSPAIAEDTAEEAGL; encoded by the coding sequence GTGCGAATTCTCATCGTGGGCGGCGGCGTGCTCGGCACCATGCACGCCTGGCAGGCCGTCGAACGTGGTCATGAAGTGGTCCAGCTCGAACGTGAGCCCGAGGCGCGTGGCGCGTCCGTGCGCAACTTCGGGCTGGTGTGGGTCGGTGGCCGGGCGCCCGGCGTCGAGTACGAGACGGCGGTGCGGGCGCGGCGGCTCTGGGAGGAGATCGGCGCGCGGGTGCCGGGTGTCGGCTTCCGGGCGAACGGCTCGCTCACCGTGGTGCGGACCGAGGCCGAACTCGCCGTCGCGCGGGAGGCCGCCGACGGCGATCGCGGGTTCAAGCTGCTCGACGCCGCTGAAGTCAGAGCGCTGAATCCCGCGCTGCGCGGGGATTTCCTCGGTGCCCTGTGGTGCGACAAGGACGCCGCCGTCGAACCGCGCGTCGCCCAGCCCGCCTTGCGTGCCGAACTCGCGCGCAGCGGCCGCTACACCTGGCTGCCCGGCCGCGAGGTCCGCGAGCTGACCGCGAACGGCGTCCGCGACGACCACGGACAGTCGCACGGCGCCGATCTCGTCCTGTGCTGCACGGGCGCCTGGCTCGGCGGGCTGATCACCGAGATCGCCGGGAAACCGCCGGTGCGCCGGGTCCGGTTGCAGATGGCGCAGACCGAGCCGCTGCCCGAGAAGCTCACCACGACCGTCGCCGACGCGGACAGTTTCCGTTACTACCCGGCGTATCGCGGGCCGGCGCTCGACGCGCTCAACAGCCATCCGCAGTCCGAAGTGGCCGCCGCCAACGCGATGCAGCTGCTCATGGTCCAGCGGCTCGACGGCTCGCTCACGATCGGCGACACGCACGAGTACGACGAGCCGTTTTCCTTCGATGTCACCGAAAACCCGTACGACCATCTGACCGAGACCGCGAGCGCGCTGCTCGGGCGGCCGCTGCCGCGGATCGCCAGGCGCTGGGCAGGCGTCTACGCGCAGGCGCTCGACCCGGCCTTGGTCGCGCACCGCGCGCGGGTCGCCGACAACGCCTGGCTGGTCACCGGGCCCGGCGGGCGCGGCATGACCTGCTCGCCCGCCATCGCCGAAGACACCGCCGAGGAGGCCGGACTGTGA